A single window of Xiphophorus hellerii strain 12219 chromosome 12, Xiphophorus_hellerii-4.1, whole genome shotgun sequence DNA harbors:
- the gas2l1 gene encoding GAS2-like protein 1 isoform X2, with translation MADQSNIQSAASKSIRPFKSSEEYLYAMKEDLAEWLKTLYDLDVTADTFMDALETGCALCRHANTVNRAAQEFQLENPEAVKSMKVPSKDVVFQSRNVIPGSFLARDNVSNFITWCRQELWIKDVLMFETNDLVERCNEKNFILCLLEVARRGSKFGMLAPMLIQLEEEIEEEIRDQESLQAEGAEQAEEMSSPSRCYSRKESCHSVEDEEEPEPEPYVWPQKRVLCDMRNLDELVLRTHVMVRVGGGWDTLEHYLDKHDPCRCAAFAHRYHQAKASGQSQGAQSKSSSAHSSRSTSPGPHWRNEGISTYKPNDRRSLEPLSAPSVSSSSSSSSTRPGRSQNSSVRTEVDAAGARTLLPKPQRDRSESRHFNPLRNKETLTRRLSGDSDSSTASSKGGGGGGRQSLGGPSRRSGEQVVLLVNRKEGKHMIERAGAGNQTPSTCFSTPRARSQSRERSSLPPTLKPNPPTGSSDGTRTSRTDRGRSVGNDGPRRLHVPRSHSQSKLTSSTLSSDGSPAHCSSPRASQRPPSERHADLPKQVAPSSPRGGVAFSKKQSFSCNNSPVKGVQSNNSSPVKKTVTTPRPQVPRSPSTGKGKLLPPVTSGGRRPPHSSPRNSNNCATRSPRLSQAPRSAVRGQPKNISHMENQEAGEDGPGLGYQMLPPFDPQKEQDLYRSFEAEFLANSQQVKGNFTGKAVGRATLQVAHALTESALSDSASSSSNSSTSSLNVGAKIGSLPYLKQSKRTNLQHFPPEDPLNILYGQNLGELDGLGHTEREHWGEWKGGLKKLPAISSLIEKREAPASLPGLRDTKSDELMNHIPSQPAIDSRNMNGEHGCSPTGGLSGQKCPLDLSSVTEGDVPLENHLPNLPYDLENGGNSDNLLPPEGRLSPVPLAPSEDCSFQDSSSENSSMSFSLSESRSGSPPTSLKITNGENGQSNEVSISEHKPGVKLRPCTDDRLQNTPSRIPTPVRHKNVHSNKTLSPCNTPPLSRKTSHPASCKNLHQNFTDIILPQSHSPAVGNKDCSYPAQGSLDTEAIAQN, from the exons ATGGCTGATCAGAGCAACATTCAGTCCGCCGCCTCTAAGAGCATCCGGCCCTTTAAATCCAGTGAAGAATACCTGTATGCCATGAAGGAGGACCTGGCTGAATGGCTGAAGACCCTCTACGACCTGGACGTCACTGCGGACACCTTCATGGATGCGCTGGAGACGGGCTGCGCCCTGTGTCGGCACGCCAACACCGTGAACCGCGCAGCGCAGGAATTCCAGTTGGAGAACCCGGAGGCTGTGAAGTCCATGAAGGTGCCGTCGAAGGATGTGGTCTTCCAGTCACGGAACGTGATCCCCGGCTCGTTCCTGGCGAGGGATAACGTCTCCAACTTCATCACCTGGTGCAGGCAGGAGCTCTGGATCAAGGACGTCCTCATGTTTGAGACCAACGACCTGGTGGAGAGGTGCAACGAGAAGAATTTCATCCTGTGTCTCCTGGAGGTGGCGCGGCGGGGGTCCAAGTTTGGCATGCTTGCGCCCATGCTGatccagctggaggaggagatcGAAGAGGAGATCCGGGATCAGGAGAGCCTGCAGGCCGAGGGAGCTGAGCAGGCCGAAGAGATGAGCTCACCCAGCAGGTGTTACAGTCGGAAGGAGAGCTGTCACAGtgtggaggatgaggaggaaccTGAGCCGGAGCCTTACGTCTGGCCGCAGAAGAGAGTTTTATGTGACATGCGAAACCTGGATGAACTG GTCCTCCGGACTCATGTGATGGTGCGTGTCGGAGGGGGCTGGGACACGTTGGAGCACTATTTGGACAAGCATGATCCATGTCGCTGTGCTGCATTCG CTCACCGCTACCACCAGGCTAAAGCAAGTGGTCAAAGCCAGGGAGCCCAGAGCAAGTCCTCTAGTGCCCACTCCTCCCGCTCCACCAGCCCAGGTCCACACTGGAGGAATGAGGGCATTTCAACTTACAAACCCAATGACAGGCGCTCCTTGGAGCCTCTCTCTGCTCCAAGTgtatcctcttcctcctcctcttcctccacaaGACCTGGTCGATCCCAAAATTCATCTGTCCGTACGGAGGTGGATGCTGCTGGAGCTCGAACTCTGCTCCCTAAGCCGCAAAGAGATCGCTCAGAGTCGCGCCACTTTAATCCTCTCAG GAATAAAGAAACGTTGACAAGACGTCTTTCTGGAGATAGTGACTCTTCCACAGCCTCCTCtaaaggaggagggggaggcggGCGGCAGTCACTCGGTGGCCCTTCACGGCGCTCTGGTGAACAAGTGGTACTACTTGTCAACCGCAAGGAAGGAAAGCATATGATTGAGAGAGCAGGAGCAGGCAATCAAACCCCATCCACATGTTTCTCGACTCCCCGTGCACGCAGCCAGTCGCGGGAGCGTTCTTCGCTTCCGCCAACACTAAAACCCAACCCACCAACAGGATCTTCTGATGGTACACGGACGTCTCGGACAGACAGAGGGCGCTCTGTTGGAAATGACGGTCCGAGGAGGCTCCATGTTCCTCGTTCTCACAGCCAGAGTAAGTTAACAAGCAGCACTTTGTCAAGTGATGGCAGCCCTGCACACTGTTCCTCTCCTCGGGCTTCCCAGCGCCCACCTTCAGAAAGACATGCAGATCTGCCTAAACAGGTAGCCCCATCCTCTCCTAGAGGGGGTGTTGCTTTCAGTAAGAAGCAGTCATTCTCATGCAACAACTCGCCAGTTAAAGGAGTCCAAAGCAACAATAGCAGCCCTGTCAAGAAGACTGTCACTACTCCTAGACCCCAAGTTCCCCGCTCACCATCCACAGGAAAAGGCAAGCTACTACCCCCTGTCACCTCTGGAGGGCGACGTCCACCACACTCATCTCCTCGTAACTCTAACAACTGTGCTACCCGCTCCCCTCGACTCTCACAGGCTCCTCGATCAGCTGTCCGAGGCCAGCctaaaaacatttctcacaTGGAGAACCAGGAGGCTGGAGAGGACGGGCCTGGGTTAGGCTACCaaatgctgccaccatttgACCCTCAGAAAGAACAGGACCTCTATCGCAGCTTTGAGGCTGAGTTTCTGGCCAATTCCCAGCAGGTCAAGGGGAATTTTACTGGTAAGGCTGTAGGAAGAGCAACACTACAGGTAGCACATGCACTCACTGAGTCTGCTCTGTCTGATTCTGCTTCTTCTTCCTCTAACTCCTCCACGTCTTCCCTAAATGTGGGTGCAAAGATTGGAAGTCTGCCTTACCTCAAGCAATCCAAGAGGACTAACCTCCAACACTTCCCACCAGAGGACCCTTTAAATATACTTTATGGACAAAATCTTGGAGAACTTGATGGTTTGGGTCACACAGAGCGTGAACACTGGGGGGAATGGAAAGGAGGTCTCAAGAAACTCCCCGCAATTTCTAGCTTAATAGAGAAAAGGGAAGCTCCAGCTTCTTTGCCTGGCCTTAGAGATACTAAATCCGATGAGCTAATGAATCATATTCCCTCCCAACCTGCTATAGATAGCAGGAATATGAATGGAGAACATGGGTGTTCTCCTACAGGTGGACTCTCAGGTCAAAAATGTCCACTTGACTTGAGCTCAGTGACAGAAGGAGATGTTCCCCTAGAAAATCACCTGCCTAATCTACCATATGATCTTGAAAATGGTGGCAATAGTGATAACCTCCTGCCTCCAGAGGGTCGTCTATCACCTGTACCCCTTGCACCATCTGAGGACTGCTCTTTCCAGGATTCCTCAAGTGAAAACTCCTCAATGTCCTTTAGCTTGAGTGAATCCCGCTCCGGGTCTCCTCCAACATCCTTAAAAATAACCAATGGGGAAAATGGACAAAGCAATGAAGTCTCTATCTCCGAGCATAAACCGGGGGTAAAGTTAAGGCCTTGTACTGACGATAGGCTGCAGAACACCCCCTCACGAATCCCCACTCCTGTCAGACACAAAAATGTTCACTCTAACAAAACTCTGTCCCCTTGCAATACGCCGCCACTGTCACGTAAGACCTCCCATCCTGCTTCATGCAAGAACTTGCACCAGAACTTCACAGACATTATTCTTCCTCAGTCTCACTCTCCAGCCGTAGGCAACAAAGACTGCTCCTACCCTGCACAAGGAAGCCTAGACACTGAAGCTATAGCACAAAACTGA
- the gas2l1 gene encoding GAS2-like protein 1 isoform X1 codes for MADQSNIQSAASKSIRPFKSSEEYLYAMKEDLAEWLKTLYDLDVTADTFMDALETGCALCRHANTVNRAAQEFQLENPEAVKSMKVPSKDVVFQSRNVIPGSFLARDNVSNFITWCRQELWIKDVLMFETNDLVERCNEKNFILCLLEVARRGSKFGMLAPMLIQLEEEIEEEIRDQESLQAEGAEQAEEMSSPSRCYSRKESCHSVEDEEEPEPEPYVWPQKRVLCDMRNLDELVREILGQCSCPAQFPMIKVSEGKYKVGDSSALIFIRVLRTHVMVRVGGGWDTLEHYLDKHDPCRCAAFAHRYHQAKASGQSQGAQSKSSSAHSSRSTSPGPHWRNEGISTYKPNDRRSLEPLSAPSVSSSSSSSSTRPGRSQNSSVRTEVDAAGARTLLPKPQRDRSESRHFNPLRNKETLTRRLSGDSDSSTASSKGGGGGGRQSLGGPSRRSGEQVVLLVNRKEGKHMIERAGAGNQTPSTCFSTPRARSQSRERSSLPPTLKPNPPTGSSDGTRTSRTDRGRSVGNDGPRRLHVPRSHSQSKLTSSTLSSDGSPAHCSSPRASQRPPSERHADLPKQVAPSSPRGGVAFSKKQSFSCNNSPVKGVQSNNSSPVKKTVTTPRPQVPRSPSTGKGKLLPPVTSGGRRPPHSSPRNSNNCATRSPRLSQAPRSAVRGQPKNISHMENQEAGEDGPGLGYQMLPPFDPQKEQDLYRSFEAEFLANSQQVKGNFTGKAVGRATLQVAHALTESALSDSASSSSNSSTSSLNVGAKIGSLPYLKQSKRTNLQHFPPEDPLNILYGQNLGELDGLGHTEREHWGEWKGGLKKLPAISSLIEKREAPASLPGLRDTKSDELMNHIPSQPAIDSRNMNGEHGCSPTGGLSGQKCPLDLSSVTEGDVPLENHLPNLPYDLENGGNSDNLLPPEGRLSPVPLAPSEDCSFQDSSSENSSMSFSLSESRSGSPPTSLKITNGENGQSNEVSISEHKPGVKLRPCTDDRLQNTPSRIPTPVRHKNVHSNKTLSPCNTPPLSRKTSHPASCKNLHQNFTDIILPQSHSPAVGNKDCSYPAQGSLDTEAIAQN; via the exons ATGGCTGATCAGAGCAACATTCAGTCCGCCGCCTCTAAGAGCATCCGGCCCTTTAAATCCAGTGAAGAATACCTGTATGCCATGAAGGAGGACCTGGCTGAATGGCTGAAGACCCTCTACGACCTGGACGTCACTGCGGACACCTTCATGGATGCGCTGGAGACGGGCTGCGCCCTGTGTCGGCACGCCAACACCGTGAACCGCGCAGCGCAGGAATTCCAGTTGGAGAACCCGGAGGCTGTGAAGTCCATGAAGGTGCCGTCGAAGGATGTGGTCTTCCAGTCACGGAACGTGATCCCCGGCTCGTTCCTGGCGAGGGATAACGTCTCCAACTTCATCACCTGGTGCAGGCAGGAGCTCTGGATCAAGGACGTCCTCATGTTTGAGACCAACGACCTGGTGGAGAGGTGCAACGAGAAGAATTTCATCCTGTGTCTCCTGGAGGTGGCGCGGCGGGGGTCCAAGTTTGGCATGCTTGCGCCCATGCTGatccagctggaggaggagatcGAAGAGGAGATCCGGGATCAGGAGAGCCTGCAGGCCGAGGGAGCTGAGCAGGCCGAAGAGATGAGCTCACCCAGCAGGTGTTACAGTCGGAAGGAGAGCTGTCACAGtgtggaggatgaggaggaaccTGAGCCGGAGCCTTACGTCTGGCCGCAGAAGAGAGTTTTATGTGACATGCGAAACCTGGATGAACTG GTACGTGAAATCCTTGGCCAGTGTTCCTGTCCAGCTCAGTTTCCTATGATTAAAGTGTCCGAAGGGAAGTACAAAGTAGGAGACTCCAGTGCTCTGATCTTCATCAGG GTCCTCCGGACTCATGTGATGGTGCGTGTCGGAGGGGGCTGGGACACGTTGGAGCACTATTTGGACAAGCATGATCCATGTCGCTGTGCTGCATTCG CTCACCGCTACCACCAGGCTAAAGCAAGTGGTCAAAGCCAGGGAGCCCAGAGCAAGTCCTCTAGTGCCCACTCCTCCCGCTCCACCAGCCCAGGTCCACACTGGAGGAATGAGGGCATTTCAACTTACAAACCCAATGACAGGCGCTCCTTGGAGCCTCTCTCTGCTCCAAGTgtatcctcttcctcctcctcttcctccacaaGACCTGGTCGATCCCAAAATTCATCTGTCCGTACGGAGGTGGATGCTGCTGGAGCTCGAACTCTGCTCCCTAAGCCGCAAAGAGATCGCTCAGAGTCGCGCCACTTTAATCCTCTCAG GAATAAAGAAACGTTGACAAGACGTCTTTCTGGAGATAGTGACTCTTCCACAGCCTCCTCtaaaggaggagggggaggcggGCGGCAGTCACTCGGTGGCCCTTCACGGCGCTCTGGTGAACAAGTGGTACTACTTGTCAACCGCAAGGAAGGAAAGCATATGATTGAGAGAGCAGGAGCAGGCAATCAAACCCCATCCACATGTTTCTCGACTCCCCGTGCACGCAGCCAGTCGCGGGAGCGTTCTTCGCTTCCGCCAACACTAAAACCCAACCCACCAACAGGATCTTCTGATGGTACACGGACGTCTCGGACAGACAGAGGGCGCTCTGTTGGAAATGACGGTCCGAGGAGGCTCCATGTTCCTCGTTCTCACAGCCAGAGTAAGTTAACAAGCAGCACTTTGTCAAGTGATGGCAGCCCTGCACACTGTTCCTCTCCTCGGGCTTCCCAGCGCCCACCTTCAGAAAGACATGCAGATCTGCCTAAACAGGTAGCCCCATCCTCTCCTAGAGGGGGTGTTGCTTTCAGTAAGAAGCAGTCATTCTCATGCAACAACTCGCCAGTTAAAGGAGTCCAAAGCAACAATAGCAGCCCTGTCAAGAAGACTGTCACTACTCCTAGACCCCAAGTTCCCCGCTCACCATCCACAGGAAAAGGCAAGCTACTACCCCCTGTCACCTCTGGAGGGCGACGTCCACCACACTCATCTCCTCGTAACTCTAACAACTGTGCTACCCGCTCCCCTCGACTCTCACAGGCTCCTCGATCAGCTGTCCGAGGCCAGCctaaaaacatttctcacaTGGAGAACCAGGAGGCTGGAGAGGACGGGCCTGGGTTAGGCTACCaaatgctgccaccatttgACCCTCAGAAAGAACAGGACCTCTATCGCAGCTTTGAGGCTGAGTTTCTGGCCAATTCCCAGCAGGTCAAGGGGAATTTTACTGGTAAGGCTGTAGGAAGAGCAACACTACAGGTAGCACATGCACTCACTGAGTCTGCTCTGTCTGATTCTGCTTCTTCTTCCTCTAACTCCTCCACGTCTTCCCTAAATGTGGGTGCAAAGATTGGAAGTCTGCCTTACCTCAAGCAATCCAAGAGGACTAACCTCCAACACTTCCCACCAGAGGACCCTTTAAATATACTTTATGGACAAAATCTTGGAGAACTTGATGGTTTGGGTCACACAGAGCGTGAACACTGGGGGGAATGGAAAGGAGGTCTCAAGAAACTCCCCGCAATTTCTAGCTTAATAGAGAAAAGGGAAGCTCCAGCTTCTTTGCCTGGCCTTAGAGATACTAAATCCGATGAGCTAATGAATCATATTCCCTCCCAACCTGCTATAGATAGCAGGAATATGAATGGAGAACATGGGTGTTCTCCTACAGGTGGACTCTCAGGTCAAAAATGTCCACTTGACTTGAGCTCAGTGACAGAAGGAGATGTTCCCCTAGAAAATCACCTGCCTAATCTACCATATGATCTTGAAAATGGTGGCAATAGTGATAACCTCCTGCCTCCAGAGGGTCGTCTATCACCTGTACCCCTTGCACCATCTGAGGACTGCTCTTTCCAGGATTCCTCAAGTGAAAACTCCTCAATGTCCTTTAGCTTGAGTGAATCCCGCTCCGGGTCTCCTCCAACATCCTTAAAAATAACCAATGGGGAAAATGGACAAAGCAATGAAGTCTCTATCTCCGAGCATAAACCGGGGGTAAAGTTAAGGCCTTGTACTGACGATAGGCTGCAGAACACCCCCTCACGAATCCCCACTCCTGTCAGACACAAAAATGTTCACTCTAACAAAACTCTGTCCCCTTGCAATACGCCGCCACTGTCACGTAAGACCTCCCATCCTGCTTCATGCAAGAACTTGCACCAGAACTTCACAGACATTATTCTTCCTCAGTCTCACTCTCCAGCCGTAGGCAACAAAGACTGCTCCTACCCTGCACAAGGAAGCCTAGACACTGAAGCTATAGCACAAAACTGA